The Anticarsia gemmatalis isolate Benzon Research Colony breed Stoneville strain chromosome 12, ilAntGemm2 primary, whole genome shotgun sequence genome segment tatcggacctccacaacacagtaaCCTGGGTCATAAAACGATATCttaggtaagactggttgtcagactttcaattTGATTATTAATACtgactgactcaccgatcatcaagtctaaggtacttctagcagacatagaagcttcaaatttggAATTTTTATGGTTTGGTCTGGTTTCCTAATCATGGGAAAtcctaaatattttctaatttcggtccagttttctaaatacagcaactgcaacaataattttgtaatcccatataaatgtataaggttacatttgcagttaatgaatcattattactgtagaaaatatacctactatatgaggcataacttaagggtgtttagtccatgaaactaaacaacattgccataggaaaatatgttgaattatgaaaaaataacgtctttccatacaaattggacttatgttcgctctacataaagaagtgagatgccatcaaaaacattctgtaaaaacccctagtctcgccgtaaaaagttgtgagatctatataataccaagtctattaatctatttagtctctacttaaaggaccttctgtcttaagttattacataagttattatcatgtcaatattaacaaataaatattttacgtttaaaacataTAGTACGACTTGGtaatcgcatgaaaacacaaattcgccaataaaatttcaggagcatttacttctttaagatactcaccTCAATCATCATATTCGGGAGGACTCTAGTGAGGCTTCGGTTGttggcccgtcgtgctgtgtattgtgtattgtgatacatactaataatcaaatcatgcgatggccaggtcgatctatttgttttatgtactaTTGACTTATTGGGTGGTAAACGTCACTTATTAGTGGCAACCACCACCCCGCGGCCCCGGTGGCAAGCTCAGAGGTGGCAGATGGCCGATgggaataaatgattttgtctAGCACGTGTCGACATATTGAAAACTAGTGTTGagaaataaatcatttgattGAATGCCATGTCTCCTCGCCATTACTTTATCATCGTACGCATTTTTGCACAATCTTATTGTGTTGCTTTTAGGATCAAATTCCGAGAAGCAATTGCAACGACTAGCTAACGAAGAACAGCACAGAACAGTGAccattatttaacaaaacatgttCTTTGACATATTGATTGATTGAACGTTAATTATCTGATggacaaataacaaacaattatcAAAGTTGATTTAAACTTGCAAATGTCGCTTAATCTCGGGTGATAAGATAGATGCAGTCTAATATATAAGTTGTGGATGCGAAGGAACCTGTACCACAGCACAACTAGTAGACAAAGATGAAGAGCTTGTTGATCGTGTTCGCACTCGCGGCGCTGGCGCTGGCCTATGAGCCGATAGAGAACAATTACCACGAGAATGTGGGCATCCCGGAGGCGGCACGCATCATGCAAGCCGAGCAGGCCATGGACTTCGACGGCAGCAGGATTGTCGGCGGCTCCGCGGCGAATGCTGGCGCCCACCCTCATCTGGTATGTGAATCTATATCTTAGCATCTCATTCACGCTCGCgcttaatattgtttatattataatttgctTACATTTTTTTAGTTGATTTTGGAGttgcaaaagtttttaaaatgatataTAGCTATACAATTACACGAGTCAGTTTGTCATGTATTGTGCGTCCACAGGGAGGACTAGTGGTCACGTTGACCAACGGCGGCACTTCCGTGTGCGGCTCGTCTCTGCTGACCAACACACGCTCCGTGACCGCTGCTCACTGCTGGAGGGACCAGCGTAACCAGGCGCGTCAGTTCGTGGTGGTGCACGGCTCAAACCGTCTGTTCTCCGGCGGAGTGCGCACCACCACCTCCAGTGTGACCGTGCACGGCAGCTACAACCCGGTCAACCTCAACAACGATGTCGCCATCATCAACCACAACTGGGTCGGCTACAACAGTCAGTATCGCAGCAGCACTGTGTCCGCGATATGCTTCTCTCGTGTCTCGCTCTCACTTACTAACGCTTGTGGTTCGCTACAGACGTGATCCGTAACATCGCTCTGGCCAGCGGCAGCGCCAACTACGTCGGCACGTGGGCGCACGCCGCCGGCTTCGGTAGAACTGCAGATGGTGAGATATTTACTACTACTCTGTCACTTACAATGCGGGCTGTCTATTGATACAACATCGACCATAAAACATCATTATTATGAGAGCACTTAACTCGTGTGGCAGTTAGCGCGGCAACATAGCTTCtcgattttataattataaaggtGCATATGATCAGGAGCTGCGGGTGCAATCACTAACAACCAAGCCAAGAGGCAAGTGAGGCTGCAAGTGATCACCAACGCCGTGTGCCAGCAGACCTACGGCAGCGGCAACGTGATCGCCTCCACCCTGTGTACCAGCGGCGCCGGTGGAGTCAGCACTTGCGGCGGAGACTCCGGCGGTCCTCTCGCCACCTCTGCCACCGGTGGTATTTTGGTAATGACACTCATGACATATAAGAGTTTATTGTATTAGGGAACATGATTCGTTACgttgtattataatacaattgtTTGTACACAGATTGGTATCACGTCGTTCGGCTCGACGCGCGGGTGCCAGGTCGGTCTGCCGGCAGGGTTCGCCCGAGTGACGTCATTCAACGCCTGGATCCGAGCCAGGCTGTAACACTCTCTAGAGAACGCCACCACCCTCTCACCGCACTGGCCCTCCTTGTTAATATACTCCTTGATAAcatttattctgttttattcTACCACTCTTCAGTACCTCGTCGACATAGTTCATGGCTTATAAAGTAACTATCTTATGTCCTCCTTACCATTAGGGGCGGCATTCTGAATTGTTTCAcattataacaatgttttatttttactacattattttctttactctAAAGAAGAAACATCccaaatacattataattttaaaagtccaGAACAAAAAGTCCAAGTTTTTTAGACCTGATCTTAATTCGCTGGATTATGATTTATGGTCAGTTTTAGAGAGTACAGCTTGCTCTAAACGCCATAATAATTTAGAGGCCCTAAAACAATCCATACGATTGGCAGTGAAGAATTTCCCCATGGAAAGAGTGCGTGCTTCTGTTGATAACTGGCCTCAATGTTCAAAGGACTGTATTGCAGTCAATGTAGACCACTTCGAATAAgctttttatatgtatttttagc includes the following:
- the LOC142977241 gene encoding collagenase-like, with amino-acid sequence MKSLLIVFALAALALAYEPIENNYHENVGIPEAARIMQAEQAMDFDGSRIVGGSAANAGAHPHLGGLVVTLTNGGTSVCGSSLLTNTRSVTAAHCWRDQRNQARQFVVVHGSNRLFSGGVRTTTSSVTVHGSYNPVNLNNDVAIINHNWVGYNNVIRNIALASGSANYVGTWAHAAGFGRTADGAAGAITNNQAKRQVRLQVITNAVCQQTYGSGNVIASTLCTSGAGGVSTCGGDSGGPLATSATGGILIGITSFGSTRGCQVGLPAGFARVTSFNAWIRARL